In the genome of Oncorhynchus masou masou isolate Uvic2021 chromosome 26, UVic_Omas_1.1, whole genome shotgun sequence, one region contains:
- the LOC135514804 gene encoding cAMP-dependent protein kinase type II-beta regulatory subunit-like, whose protein sequence is MSIEIPDGLTELLQSFTVEVLRNQPGDLLDFALQYFIQLKENRRGSAFDNARDSANGRPGGNVSSGRSVNFAEEAMQIDSENEEEDDDEEEEFVAPVINRFLRRSSVCAEAFNPDDEEEEDKEPRITHPKTDEQRHRLQEACKDILLFKNLDPEQMSQVLDAMFEMPVEAGEHIIDQDDDGDNFYVIERGTFDILMKSDKVERVVGSYDNQGSFGELALMYNTPRAATIIATSVGALWCMDRLMFRRIIVKNNHKKRKMYEAFIESLPLLTSLQVSERMCVVDVLSSKTYSDGEQIIAQRATANCFYIVESGQVRITMNMSKLKKEEGEGVEEEVEIAMCTRGQYFGELALVTNKPRAASAYAVGNVKCLVMDVQAFERLLGPCMDIMKRNIVDYDEQLAALFGRNGDIHDNDAA, encoded by the exons ATGAGTATTGAAATCCCCGACGGACTGACGGAGCTGCTGCAAAGCTTTACAGTGGAAGTGTTGAGGAATCAGCCAGGAGACCTTCTGGACTTTGCCTTGCAGTATTTCATCCAACTGAAGGAGAATCGGAGAGGATCCGCATTTGACAATGCCCGAGATTCAGCTAACGGTCGACCTGGTGGTAATGTTAGCAGTGGAAGATCGGTCAATTTTGCCGAGGAGGCAATGCAAATTGATTCGGAAAATGAAGAAgaagatgatgatgaggaggaggaattCGTAG CTCCGGTGATCAACAGATTCTTGAGAAGATCTTCAG TGTGTGCTGAAGCATTCAACCCtgatgatgaggaagaggaggacaaagAGCCCAGG ATCACCCATCCTAAAACCGACGAGCAGAGGCACAGACTACAGGAGGCCTGCAAAGACATTCTGCTGTTCAAAAACCTAGACCCG GAGCAGATGTCCCAGGTACTGGATGCAATGTTTGAGATGCCAGTGGAGGCTGGCGAACACATTATAGACCAGGATGACGATGGGGATAACTTCTATGTTATCGAAAG AGGGACCTTTGACATCCTGATGAAGTCAGACAAGGTGGAGCGTGTGGTGGGTTCCTATGACAACCAGGGCAGTTTTGGCGAACTGGCCCTGATGTACAACACCCCCAGGGCTGCCACCATCATCGCCACCTCTGTGGGAGCCCTCTGGTGCATG GACCGACTGATGTTCAGGAGGATCATAGTAAAGAACAACCACAAGAAGAGGAAGATGTACGAGGCTTTCATCGAGTCTCTGCCCCTGCTCACATCTTTACAG GTCTCtgagaggatgtgtgtggtggatgTTCTATCCTCCAAGACCTACAGTGACGGAGAACAGATTATCGCTCAG AGGGCCACTGCTAACTGCTTCTACATAGTAGAGTCTGGTCAAGTGCGAATAACCATGAATATGAGCAAG TTgaaaaaggaggagggagaaggggtggaagaggaggtggagattgCCATGTGCACCAGGGGACAGTACTTTGGAGAGTTGGCTCTGGTCACCAACAAGCCCCGGGCTGCTTCAGCGTACGCTGTAGGAAACGTCAAGTGTCTAG TGATGGACGTGCAGGCGTTTGAGCGTCTGCTGGGTCCCTGCATGGACATCATGAAGAGGAACATCGTCGACTACGACGAGCAGCTGGCGGCGCTGTTCGGACGTAACGGCGACATTCACGACAACGACGCGGCGTGA
- the bbs10 gene encoding Bardet-Biedl syndrome 10 protein, protein MGMRLQPRCLQLDSVLQTVSVLEAVIRRSFGPDGGQVLFTRDTGQTLLTRHGTRILTALRVEHPLARMVVECVRRHSSVTGDGSKTFVLLLASLLREIQKHTRKARQEGAGAKRLAEALLAFGLDELSDVITVAVAPHGSSLSDPHTPGQTDTHTLCRLLSAFLHTRISPTHAEIISQLTCELLSHWSCHGDFINEHFPALHTAVSGFPIGCSRLLEGQVIHADFSTPLPLRDHGPIRALAVTEPLEPSLLIGGTVLELGRANREIESVCVRLGRRLDSVCVILQHLGVSLLLSSVRQSEAFLAAVGRYGVCVLECVCEDDLTLFSVLSGAQPVSDWAVIGQEHVATVTFCRPLVLGAHRFVNVGFPKAEDRGRPHSLVVCGLTEGQTEQSVCAVRDALHMLHTTWGPKHRTRATERTARTDVMEPCCVISVGGTFEFLLHHTLLQRKHGHTHSVTHRHTHTLSHTDTHTPSHTDTHTQSNADTHTLSHLDNPAVSGMLAEALLSVPRQIYSHNPRHYLEAHAHTLSCMRNHGISTEPPEISAVLAADGSNMVQADTGSGSGSGVKEVTVWSSSGSSSGVESVSCKYQLILAVLQCLRSLLSVDTVLHVNTSHTLSHACQREEEEDD, encoded by the exons ATGGGGATGCGGTTGCAGCCTCGGTGTCTGCAGCTGGACTCCGTACTGCAGACAGTGAGTGTCCTGGAGGCAGTGATCCGGAGGAGCTTTGGTCCTGATGGAGGACAGGTGCTGTTCACACGGGACACGGGGCAAACTCTGCTGACACGCCATGGAACACGCATCCTCACAGCCCTGCGGGTGGAACACCCGCTGGCCAG gatggtGGTGGAGTGTGTGAGGAGACACAGCTCGGTGACAGGAGATGGCTCCAAGACCTTTGTCCTGCTGCTCGCCTCATTGCTAAGGGAGATACAGAAACACACCCGAAAAGCCCGCCAGGAAGGCGCAGGCGCCAAGCGTTTGGCTGAAGCTCTGTTGGCCTTCGGATTGGACGAGCTCAGTGATGTCATCACTGTTGCAGTGGCTCCACATGGCTCCTCCCTTTCAGACCCACACACCCcaggacaaacagacacacacactctgtgccGCCTACTCAGTGCTTTCCTTCACACCCGGATCAGCCCTACTCATGCTGAAATCATCAGCCAACTGACCTGTGAGCTGCTCTCGCATTGGAGCTGCCATGGCGACTTCATTAACGAACACTTCCCTGCTCTGCACACAGCAGTATCAGGCTTCCCTATTGGCTGTTCCCGTCTGCTGGAGGGCCAGGTCATACATGCAGATTTCTCTACACCCCTCCCACTCCGCGACCATGGACCAATCAGGGCCCTAGCGGTGACGGAACCCCTAGAACCCAGCCTGCTGATTGGTGGAACTGTGCTTGAGCTGGGTAGGGCTAATAGAGAgatagaaagtgtgtgtgtgagattagggaggaggttagacagtgtgtgtgtcattctACAGCATCTAGGAGTGTCTCTGctcctctcatcagtcagacAGTCGGAAGCCTTCTTGGCTGCAGTGGGGAggtatggggtgtgtgtgttagagtgtgtgtgtgaagacgACCTCACCTTGTTCTCTGTGCTCAGTGGAGCCCAACCTGTCTCAGACTGGGCTGTGATTGGACAGGAACACGTTGCTACGGTTACCTTCTGCCGGCCGCTGGTGCTGGGAGCTCACAG GTTTGTCAATGTGGGGTTTCCTAAGGCAGAAGACAGGGGCAGACCCCACAGTCTGGTTGTGTGTGGACTGACCGAGGGCCAGACGGAACAGAGTGTGTGTGCAGTACGAGATGCTCTACACATGCTGCATACTACCTGGGGCCCCAAACACAGGACTAGAGCGACAGAGAGAACGGCACGCACAGACGTGATGGAGCCTTGTTGTGTCATTTCCGTGGGCGGGACTTTTGAGTTCCTGTTACACCACACACTCCTACAGCGcaaacacggacacacacactctgtcacacacaggcacacacacactctgtcacacacagacacgcacactccgtcacacacagacacgcacactcagtcaaacgcagacacacacactctgtcacacttGGACAACCCTGCCGTCTCGGGGATGCTAGCAGAGGCCCTACTGAGTGTGCCCAGACAAATCTACTCCCACAATCCTCGGCACTACCTGGAGGCTCACGCACACACTCTCAGTTGCATGCGTAACCATGGTATCTCTACAGAGCCGCCGGAAATTAGTGCTGTTCTGGCAGCGGATGGTTCTAATATGGTCCAGGCTGACactgggtcagggtctgggtcagGGGTAAAGGAGGTGACAGTTTGGTCAAGCTCTGGCTCTAGTTCAGGTGTGGAGTCAGTGTCCTGTAAGTATCAACTGATCCTGGCTGTTCTACAGTGTCTCAGGAGTCTACTGTCTGTGGACACTGTACTACACGTTAatacctcacacacactctcacacgcctgtcagagagaagaggaggaggatgactgA
- the LOC135514802 gene encoding phosphatidylinositol 4,5-bisphosphate 3-kinase catalytic subunit gamma isoform-like — translation MEQKVSDEEEPQPVVLREEIRRRRRKMKAFTSTFSVAMDQIAVEFVLPTTTKSSRSPDTLLLEVAGNWTVEQVKAQVWLRVVATNLCPEFYQKYSPDHCILLYQKKGNWCEIYDKHQVFQTLDCIRYWKALKKDVGKIHLTCRPQPSEESTQYQRYLNYLIGYDVTDVSNVHDDELEFTRRKLLTPRKIELSDRDPKLYSMDPWITSKHLPEYLLTKVTNSHILLVIHRNKASQTIKVSIDDTPVQVLQTFFTKISNKRALLGVPEDVCEADYVLRVCGREEYIYGNHPVRDFHWVRQCLKNGEEIHLVLETAPNPGQDLVQREDWAQVDDCTGVAGTHEQLTIDEKDHERVFTISLWDCHRKFRVKVLGIDIPALPRNPELMVYVEASIFHGQQLLAQERTSSKAFTEEVLWNAWLEFNIRIRDLPKGARLSLQVSCGKAQTQISKGTSSYQDNGGSPGGGGSDSHDGSKTKSRLLYYVNLLLVDHRSLLRQGEFILHMWKMPEKTEDNSSVNADKLTSATNPDKASSMAVAILLDKYCYPVALPKSREGKAAGGEGREAEGGERGQREMPNHLRKQFEVIVETDPLHPLSQEDKELLWHFREECMRHPKAYPKLLGSVLWGRQEAVLATHRLLERSSVWDRSVLDVGLAMQLLDCHYSDAHVRSMAVRKLETLGDDDVLRYLLQLVQAVKFEPYHNSALARFLLKRALRSKRIGHFLFWFLRSEIAQSMHYQQRYAVLLEAYLRGCGEDMLQDFRRQVEMTEALQKVTREIKAMSAEKYDVSAQVVFQLRQKLENLQTSGLPESFRVPYDPGLRAGALVIEQCKVMASKKRPLWLQFKRADPTTLSSDTIGVIFKDGDDLRQDMLILQILLIMESIWEEESLDLSLLPYGCISTGNKIGMIEIVKDATTIANIQQSVVGSTGAFKDEILNQWLRDKCVSEEKFQQAVERFVFSCGGYCVATYVLGVGDRHNDNIMITESGNLFHIDFGHILGNYKSFLGISKERVPFVLTPDFLYVMGTSGKKSSPHFQRFQDVCVRAYLALRHHTNLLVILFSMMLMTGMPQLTSKEDIEYIREALTVGRPEEEAQRHLLDQIEICRDKGWTVQFNWFLHLVLGIKQGVDKRSA, via the exons ATGGAACAGAAAGTGAGCGATGAAGAAGAACCTCAACCTGTAGTTCTTAGAGAAGAGATccggaggaggagaagaaagatgaAAGCCTTCACCTCCACCTTCTCCGTGGCCATGGACCAGATAGCCGTCGAGTTCGTCCTCCCCACCACCACTAAGAGTAGCCGCAGCCCGGACACCTTGCTCCTGGAAGTGGCTGGGAACTGGACGGTGGAGCAGGTGAAAGCCCAGGTGTGGCTGAGGGTAGTAGCCACCAACCTGTGCCCTGAGTTCTACCAGAAGTACTCCCCTGACCACTGCATCCTGCTCTACCAGAAGAAGGGCAACTGGTGTGAGATCTACGATAAGCACCAGGTGTTTCAGACCCTGGACTGCATCCGCTACTGGAAAG CTCTGAAGAAAGATGTTGGGAAGATCCACCTGACGTGCCGGCCTCAGCCCTCTGAGGAGTCCACACAGTACCAGAGGTACCTCAACTACCTGATTGGCTACGACGTCACCGACGTCAGCAACGTGCACGATGATGAGCTGGAGTTCACCCGGAGGAAGCTCCTCACACCCCGCAAGATCGAGCTGTCCGACCGGGACCCCAAACTATACTCAATGGACCCTTGGATCACATCCAAGCACCTCCCGGAGTACCTGCTCACTAAG GTGACCAACAGCCACATCCTGCTGGTCATTCACAGGAACAAGGCCAGCCAGACCATCAAGGTGTCCATCGATGACACGCCCGTCCAGGTGCTCCAGACCTTCTTTACGAAGATCTCCAATAAGAGGGCTTTGCTGGGAGTTCCTGAGGATGTTTGTGAGGCAGACTACGTCCTGAGAGTGTGTGGCAGGGAAGAGTATATCTACGGGAACCACCCGGTCAGGGACTTCCACTGGGTCCGACAGTGTCTGAAGAACGGAGAGGAGATCCATCTGGTTCTGGAGACGGCTCCTAATCCGGGTCAAGACCTAGTCCAGAGAGAGGACTGGGCACAGGTGGATGACTGTACTGGAGTGGCAG GCACCCATGAGCAGCTGACGATCGACGAGAAAGACCACGAGCGGGTCTTCACCATCTCTCTGTGGGACTGTCACAGGAAGTTCAGGGTTAAAGTCCTGGGCATAGACATCCCGGCTTTGCCGAGGAACCCAGAGCTGATGGTGTATGTGGAGGCCAGTATCTTCCATGGCCAGCAGCTCCTGGCCCAGGAGAGGACCTCCTCCAAGGCTTTCACTGAGGAGGTGCTGTGGAACGCCTGGCTGGAGTTCAATATACGCATCAGAGACCTGCCCAAGGGGGCTCGCCTCAGCCTACAG GTGTCCTGTGGGAAGGCCCAGACCCAGATCTCTAAGGGCACCTCCTCCTACCAGGACAATGGAGGATCCCCAGGTGGAGGTGGCAGCGACAGCCATGATGGTAGCAAGACTAAGAGTCGTCTGCTGTACTACGTCAACCTGCTGCTGGTGGACCACCGCTCGCTGCTGCGCCAGGGAGAGTTCATCCTCCACATGTGGAAGATGCCTGAGAAGACCGAGGACAACAGTAGTGTCAATGCAGACAAGCTGACCTCAGCCACCAACCCAGACAAGGCCTCCTCCATGGCTGTAGCCATCCTGCTGGACAAGTACTGCTACCCAGTAGCCCTGCCCAAGAGCAGGGAGGGCAAGGCTGCTGGGGGGGAGGGTCGGGAGGccgagggaggggagagggggcaaaGGGAGATGCCTAACCACCTGAGGAAGCAGTTCGAGGTAATTGTTGAGACCGATCCACTGCACCCTCTCAGccaagaagacaaagagctgctGTGGCACTTCAGAGAGGAGTGTATGCGTCACCCCAA GGCATACCCCAAGCTGCTGGGCTCTGTGCTGTGGGGTAGACAGGAGGCTGTCCTGGCCACTCATAGGCTGCTGGAGAGGAGCTCTGTGTGGGACCGTAGTGTGCTGGATGTGGGCCTGGCCATGCAGCTGTTAGACTGCCACTACTCTGACGCTCACGTCCGCTCCATGGCCGTACGCAAGCTGGAGACCCTGGGGGACGACGACGTCCTGAGGTACCTGCTGCAGCTAGTCCAG GCTGTGAAGTTTGAGCCATACCATAACAGTGCCCTGGCCAGGTTCCTGTTGAAGAGAGCTCTCAGGAGTAAGAGGATAGGTCATTTCCTGTTCTGGTTCCTGAGGAGTGAGATCGCCCAGTCCATGCACTACCAGCAGAGGTACGCTGTGCTGCTGGAAGCCTACCTCCGAGGCTGTGGAGAGGACATGCTGCAGGACTTCAGACGCCAG GTGGAGATGACAGAAGCCCTGCAGAAAGTCACTAGGGAGATCAAGGCCATGTCTGCTGAGAAATATGATGTTTCTGCACAAG TTGTGTTCCAGCTGCGTCAGAAGCTGGAGAACCTGCAGACGTCTGGGCTGCCAGAGAGCTTCAGAGTGCCCTATGACCCGGGTCTACGGGCTGGTGCTCTGGTG ATAGAGCAGTGTAAGGTGATGGCCTCTAAGAAGAGACCGCTGTGGTTGCAGTTTAAGAGGGCTGACCCCACCACCCTGTCCAGTGACACCATCGGGGTCATCTTTAAGGACGGGGATGACCTCAGGCAGGACATGCTCATTCTACAG ATTCTGCTGATCATGGAGTCCATATGGGAGGAAGAGTCTTTGGACTTGTCCTTACTGCCCTACGGTTGTATCTCTACTGGAAATAAAATAG ggaTGATTGAGATAGTGAAGGATGCCACCACTATTGCCAACATCCAGCAGAGCGTTGTGGGAAGCACAGGAGCATTCAAGGACGAGATCCTCAACCAATGGCTGCGGGACAAGTGTGTGAGCGAGGAAAAG TTCCAGCAGGCGGTGGAGAGGTTTGTGTTTTCCTGTGGAGGGTACTGTGTGGCCACCTACGTGCTGGGGGTAGGAGACAGACACAACGACAACATCATGATCACTGAATCTG GTAACCTGTTCCACATAGACTTTGGACACATACTGGGGAACTATAAGAGTTTCCTGGGTATCAGTAAGGAGAGGGTTCCCTTCGTCCTCACCCCTGACTTCCTCTATGTCATGGGCACATCAGGGAAGAAGAGCAGCCCACACTTCCAGAGGTTCCAG gaTGTGTGTGTGCGGGCCTACCTGGCTCTGAGGCATCACACCAACCTCCTCGTCATCCTGTTCTCCATGATGCTGATGACAGGCATGCCTCAGCTCACCAGCAAAGAAGACATCGAGTACATCCGCGAAGCACTGACTGTGGGCCGGCCGGAGGAGGAGGCACAGCGCCATCTTCTGGACCAGATAGAGATCTGCAGGGACAAGGGCTGGACCGTGCAGTTCAACTGGTTCCTACACCTGGTGCTGGGCATCAAGCAGGGGGTGGATAAACGCTCGGCTTAG